A window of Micromonospora eburnea genomic DNA:
GGAGAGCGCCCCGACCACCGCCACCCCGTACGCCCCGGCGGCCCGCAGCGCCGGCACGCGCGCGGCGGTCACCCCGCCGATCGCGATCACCGGCACGTCCACCGCCTCGACGACGGCGCGTACCCCGTCGGGGCCGATCGGGTCGGGCAGCCCGGCCTTGGTGGCGGTGGCGTGGCAGGGTCCCACGCCCAGGTAACTGGCCCCGGCGGCGACCGCCTCGGCGGCGCTTCGCGGCTCCCGGGCGGTGACACCGAGCACGGCGGCGGAGCCGAGCACCCGGCGGGCCGCCGGCACCGGCAGGTCCTCGGCGCCCACGTGGCCACCGGCCGCGGCCACCGCGAGCGCCACGTGCAGCCGGTCGTTGACCAGGCAGGCCGCCCCGTACGGCCGGCACAGCGCGACCACCTGGCCGGCCAGCTCGTACGCCTCGCGGTCGGTGGCGTCGTCGGCGACCCGGACCTGGACGACCAGTTCGGCGCGGGCGACCGGCAGGGCGGCACGCAGCACGGCGAGCGGGTCGCATCCCGGCCGGGTGTCGGTGATCAGATGCAGTCGTCCCAGGGACGGCACGGCAACACTCCTCCCTGCGCCGGCATTACCCGGATCAGGTTCGACGGTCGGGGGCTGCAGCCCCCCTCTCAGCCCGGTACACCGGGCTCCCGTGGGTCACTTGCGGCCTACCGTACGACGCCCGCGGCGGATCCGCAAAGGACGGGTGACACATTTCCCAGCCACCGTCACCTGTGGTCGCCCGGCTCGGCCGTTCACCGGACGCAGCGTGGCCCTGGCTGTGGGGAGCCGATCGGCGGGGGCTACGCCGCGCGGTGGACACGCCCCCGGCACGGGCGGCAGCACGGACAGCACACTGCCCCGGCACCGCTGGGCGCCGGGGCAGTGGGTGTCGACGGGGTCAGAGGAGGGCGTCGAGGGCGTCGAGGTCCTCGTCGGTGGGCTGCCAGGCGCCCGCCTCGGCGTTGGCGCGTACCTGGTCGGGCGTGGTGGCACCGGCGATCACCGAGGTCACCGCCGGCCGGGCGGCGAGCCCGCCGATGGCCACCTGGAGCATGGTGAGCCCCCGCTCGGCCGCGTACGCCTCGATCTTCTCGATGGTGTCCCAGTCCGCGGCGGCGAACCGCTCCGCGTACCGGCCGCCGCCGGAGAGCCGGCTGCCGGCTGGCGGTGCCTCGCCCCGGTGGTACTTGCCGGTGAGCAGGCCGTTGGCCAGCGGGAAGAACGGCAGCATGCCCAGGCCGAACCGCTCGCAGGCGGGGATGACCTCGGCCTCCACGCTCCGCTCCAGGAGGGAGTAGTGGTTCTGCGCGGAGATGAACCGGGTACGGCCCTGGGAGGAGGCGGTCCAGTCGGCGTCGGCGATCTGCCAGCCGGCGAAGTTCGAGTTGCCGAGGTAGCGGACCTTGCCGGCGGTCACCAAGCTGTCCAGCGCGGCGAGCGTCTCGTCGATCGGGGTGCCCGGGTCGGGCTCGTGTATCTGGTACAGGTCGATGTGGTCGGTCCCGAGCCGGCGCAACGAGGCCTCTACCGCGCGGGCGATGTAGCGGCGGGCACCCCGGGCGCCGTGGTCCGGTCCGTTCAGGCCGTGCATGTCCATGCCGAACTTGGTGGCGACCACCACGTCGTCCCGGCGGCCCTTGAGCGCCTGCCCGAGCAGTTCCTCGGAGCTGCCCTGCGGTTCACCGTAGATGTCCGCGGTGTCGAAGAAGTTGATCCCGGCGTCGAGCGCGGCGTCGACCACCGCGCGGGTGCCGTCGAGGTCGAGCTTCCGGCCGAAGTTGTTGCAGCCGATGCCGACCACGGACACCACGAGCCCGGAGTCGCCCAACCGGCGGTACGTCATCTCACTCACGAAAGCCAGCCTATGCGGCAGGGAGGACCGCCACCGGCCGGGCCGGAACGTCGACGGACCGACGCGGTGAATCGTTCACGACATCAGCTCCACAACGTCGGCTGACCCCTGCCGCCCGCCGACCGCGACGCGCCGAGAACGTCGATGATCATCCGACGTCCCACACCGGCTCCGGGGTCTCGACCACCTCGCCGTCGCCCCGGAACAACACGAACCGGTCGAAGGAACGGGTGAACCAGCGGTCGTGGGTCACCGCGATCACCGTCCCCTCGAACGCGGCCAGACCCGCTTCGAGCGCCTCGGCGGAGGCCAGGTCGAGGTTGTCGGTCGGCTCGTCCAGCAGCAGCAGGGTCGCGCCGGAGAGCTCCAGCAGCAGCACCAGGAAACGCGCCTGCTGCCCGCCGGAGAGGGTGCCGAAGCGCTGGTCGCCCTGCCCGGCCAGCTCGTACCGGGACAGCGCCGCCATCGCCGCGTGCCGGTCCATGCCGGCGCGGTGCTCGTCACCCCGCCACAGGACGTCGACCAGCGTCTTCTCCATCAGCTCCGGCCGGTCGTGGGTCTGTGAGAAGTGCCCGGGCCGCACCCGCGCGCCGAGGCGTACCACCCCGTCGTGGGCGACCGGCGCGAGGGCCGCCGCGCCGTCGACCGGCGTGTTGGCCGGGTCCGGGTCGGTGCCGCCGCGGGCCAGCAGGCGGAGGAAGTGCGACTTCCCGGTGCCGTTCGCGCCGAGCACGGCGACCCGGTCGCCGTACCAGAGTTCCAGGTCGAACGGGTAGGTCAGGCCGTCGAGCTCGAGCTGCTCGGCGATCACCGCGCGCTTGCCGGTCCGCCCGCCGGTCAGCCGCATCCGGATGTCCTGGTCCTTCGGGGGTACGGGCGGCGGCCCGGCCTCCTCGAACTTGCGCAACCGGGTCTGCGCCGACTGGTAGCGCGAGGCCATGTCGGAGTTGTACGCGGCCTTCTGCTTGTACATCAGCATCAGCTCGCGCAGCTTCTGGTGTTCCTCGTCCCAGCGCTTGCGCAGCTCGTCGAGGCGGGCGTGCCGGGCCACCCGCGCCTCGTGCCAGCTGGCGAAGCCGGCCGGGTGCACCCAGGCGCTGCCGCCCTCGACGGCGACCACCCGGTTGGCGGTCTGCGCCAGCAACTCCCGGTCGTGCGAGACGTAGAGCACCGACTTGCCGGACTCGCGCAGCCGGCCCTCCAGCCACCGTTTGCCGGGTACGTCGAGAAAGTTGTCCGGCTCGTCGAGCAGGAGCACCTCGTCGGGCCCGCGCAGCAGCAGTTCGAGGGCGAAGCGCTTCTGCTGGCCGCCGGAGAGGGTCCGCACCGGACGCTCCCGGGCGGCGTCCCACGGCAGGTCGAGGACGATGGTGCTGACGGTGTCGAAGAGCACCTCGGCGTCGTACCCGCCGACCTCGCCCCAGGCCGCCAGGGCGTCCGCGTACTCGAGCTGGGCCTTACCCGCGGCGGTGCTGTACTTGCTGCGGACCTCGGCCGCCCGCATGGCCGCCTCGGTCTCGGCGAGGCGGCGGCCGGCGTCGCGAAGCGCCGGCGGGGCGAGCGCGAGCGCCAGGTCGGCGAGCGTGGAGTCGTCCCCGATCATGCCGATGAACTGCCGCATCACGCCGAGGCCGCCGGAGCGGGCGATCGTCCCGGTCTTCACCGCCAGGTCACCGGCGACCATCCGGAGCAGCGTCGTCTTGCCGGCGCCGTTCGGCCCGACCAGCGCCACCTTGGCGCCCTCGCCGACCCGGAACGACACCTCGGCGAAGAGTTCCCGGCCGTCCGGGAGGATGTGCCCGACCCCTGCCACGTCCACGTAACCCACGCGGGCATCCTGCCCGAGGGACCGGGACGGGCGACACTCGATTACCGGGTGACCCGCAGCACTCGGTACCCCTTCTGGCTGGCGTGCCGGTCCACCTGCCAGCCCTGCTCGACCAGCCAGCGGTGCAGCGAGTCGCCGCCGAGGTGCCGGGCCACGACCAGCCAGGCCACCCCGTCCGGGGCGAGCCGGGGCAGCCAGCGCAGCAGAAGCTCGTGCAGCTCCGCCTTGCCGATCCGGATCGGCGGGTTCGACCAGATCTGCGCAAAGCGGAGATCGGCCGGTACGTCGTCCGGCGCGGCCACCCGTACCCGTTCGGCGGCGCCGACCCGGGCGGCGTTGGCGGCGGTGAACTCGCGGGCGCGCTCGTTGACGTCGACCGCCCAGACGGGGGCGGACGGCGCGGCGGTGGCCAGTACGCAGGTGATCGGCCCGAAGCCGCAGCCGACATCGAGCAGCGGGCCGGTGGCATCGGCCGCCGGCAGCTCGCCCTTGCGCAGCAGTACCGCCGTCCCGGGATCGAGGCGGTCGGCGGAGAAGACGCCGGCGGCCGAGACGAGGGTGTAGTCCCGCCCGGCGACAGAAAACTCGATCTCGCGCGGCTGGGCGGCGCTGGTGGGTTCAGCGGTGAAGTAGTGGTCGCCGGTCACGCCGGGCATTGTCGCACCGGCCCGGAGGTCGGGCGAACTCGCGACGCCACCCCGCTAGAATTTCCCGATATTACCCCCTAAAGGGATAATCAGTCCTACTGTACCCACATGGTGTATCGGTACGAGTCCGATGAGGACGCCTTCCTGGATTACCCGAAGCCCGGGTCGCCCCCGGCCGGGCCCGGAGCACCGGTGCCTCCGCCCGCGGGCCCCTCGCCGTCCCGCTTCCCCACACCGTCGCTGCCGCCACGGGTCCGGCCTACCCGGCCGGCCGTCGACGCCACCCCGCCGCCGCGTCGACAGGCAGCCGCGGCACCACCCCGGTCGGCCGCCGCCCCGGCCGCGCCCCGGACGGACGTTCCGCCGCCGCATCCGGTGACCGCGCCGCCCCCCACGGTCGCCGCGCCGCCCCCGTCCGCCGCCCCGCCGCCTCCGGTTTCGGCCCCCCCGATGTCCGCGCCCCCCGAGTCGGCACCCGCGATGTCGCCACCCCCCGAGTCGGCGCCCCCGGGTCCGCTCCAGCGCACGACCGACCCGCTGGACCTCTCCGAACCCAGCCGCCGTGCCGGTCGGAAGCACGGCGGTCGAGCCTGGCAGGTGCTGATCGGCGGCGCCGCCGTGCTGGTGCTGCTCGCGCTCTGCGGGTTGGCCGTCGCCACCCTGCTCCAGAACCAGACCAACACCCCGCCGGCCGCCCTGCCGAGCGACCAGCCCGTGGTCGACCAGTCCGCCGCGGCCGACCGGAGCGACCTCGACTCCCGGGACACCGACCAGTCGGCGCTCACCGTCAAGGAGGTCTTCCCCGGCAAGCAACTGGTGCCCAGCGACGGCGGACAGACCTACCAGGTGCTCAAGACCCAGGCCGGCACCGACTGCACGGTCGCGGCGACCGGGGAGATCGGTGACCTGCTTGTCCGGCTCGGCTGCAACCAGGTGGTCCGGGCCACCCTCCGTTCCCCGAACGGCGATTACCTGGTCACCGCCGGGCTGTTGAACCTCACCGACGCGGCCAGCGCCCAGCGGGCCCGGGACCGGATCCGGCAGCTGCTCGACGAGCGGCAGGGCCGGTTCCAGGGCATGGTGGCCGGCGACGGCACCGAGGCGGTGGCCAAGGCCGCCGCCCGGGTCGGCTGGCAGGTACGCGGCCACTACATCGCCTACTGCCTGGTCACCCGCGCCGACGGGGAACAGATCAACTCCGCCGACGCCAAGACGCGCGACATCCTGTACGACATGATCGAGGTCTACCTGAACCGTGGCGTGCTGGAGCGCCGGGCGAACGGCGGGGTGGCCAACCAGCCCACCGTGAGCCCGACCGACGGCACCGCCAGCCAGTCCGCCACCCGCGACCGGAACCCGTCCGGAAACTGACGACGACCGGCGCGGTCAGCCCTCGGCGACGGGGACGCGCAACCGACGGGTGAGCGCCGAGCGGCGGGCGTACTCGGCGGGGTCCACCGGGTAGCCGACCTCGACCAGGGCCAACCCGTGCGCCGGCGCCACGGTGACCTCGCTGGACCGTTCCCGCCGGGTCAGCAGGCCGGCCGGCCAGGTGGCGGCTCGACGGCCGTCCCCGGCGGCCAGCATCGCGCCGACCAGGCTGCGCACCATGTTCTGACAGAACGCGTCGGCCTGCACGGTGGCGACCAGGATGCCGTCCGGGTCCCGCCGCCAGTCCAGCCGGGTCACCTCGCGCAGCGTGGTGGCGTTCTCCTTGCGCCGGCAGTACGCGGCGAAGTCGTGCTCCCCCACCAGGCCGGCCGCCGCGGCGTTCAGCGCCGCCAGGTCGAGCGGCCTCGGCCAGGCCAGGGTGTCCTTCCGGCGCAGCGGCTCGGCACCCCACGGAGCGTCGGTCACCCGGTATTCGTAGCGGCGGAAGGTGGCCGAGAAGCGGGCGTCGAAGTCGGCGGGCACCTCGGTCATCGCGCGTACCCGCACGTCGGTTGGGAGCAGCCGGGCCAGGCGGCGCAGCAGCTTCCCGTCGTGCTGCCGCCAGACCTCGGTCGGCAGGTCGAGGTGACAGACCTGGCCGGTGGCGTGCACGCCGGCGTCGGTCCGGCCGGCCACGGTCAGCCCGCTCGCCGTGCCCACGCCGAGGACCAGGTCCAGCGCCTCCATCAGCACCCCGGCGACCGTACGCCGGGTGGGCTGGGCCGCCCAGCCGGAGAAGTCGGTGCCGTCGTACGAGACGTCCAGCCGCAGCCGGGTCCGCTCGTCCACCTCGTACCTCCCGTTCACGCCGTCGGGCCCGGCACCCCAGGAAGGGGTGCCGGGCCCGACGATCTGCCTCAGCTCAGGCCTTGTTCTCGTTGGCCTCGTCGCTGTCCTCGCGGGCGGCGGCGGTGTCACCGGAGACGTGCACCGGCGGCTCGGAGTCCTGGTCGGCCGGGGCCGACACCGGGGTCTCCTCGGCCGGGGCCAGGGCCTCGACCTTGTCCTGCTGCGCGGCCTTGCGGGCGGCGGTCTTCTTGTTCGCCTTCGGCTCGGCGACCTGAAGCTCCTCCACCAGCTCGATGATCGCCATCGGAGCGGCGTCACCCTTGCGCGGGCCGGTCTTCACGATCCGGGTGTAGCCACCGTTGCGGTTGGCGTACCGGGGCGCGATCTGGTCGAACAGGTTGTAGACCACGTCCTTGTCCTTGACGACGGCCAGCACCCGCCGACGCGAGGCGAGGTCGCCCCGCTTGGCCTTGGTGATCAGCTGCTCGGCCAGCGGACGCAGCCGCCGGGCCTTCGTCTCGGTGGTCTGGATCTTGCCGTGCTGGAACAGCGAGGTGGCCAGGTTGGCCAGCATCAGCCGCTCGTGCGCGGGGCTGCCGCCGAGGCGGGGGCCCTTGGTGGGCGTGGGCATTGTTGGTGCTCCTCAGATGTGGCGGCAGCCGGACTTAGAGCTGCTCGGTCTCGCGGTAGTCGTCGGTGTCGTAGTCGGCCTCGCCGAAGGCGTCCACGACGTGCGCCGGGTCGAAGTTCGGAGCCGAGTCCTTCAGCCCCAGGCCCATCCCGGCGAGCTTCATCTTGACCTCGTCGATTGACTTCTGACCGAAGTTCCGGATGTCGAGGAGGTCCGCCTCGGTACGCCCGATCAGCTCACCAACGGAGTTGATGCCCTCGCGCTTGAGGCAGTTGTAGGAGCGGACGGTGAGGTCCAGCTCCTCGATCGGCAGAGCCAGGTCGGCCGCCAGCTGGGCGTCCTGCGGGGACGGCCCGATGTCGATGCCCTCGGCGGTCTCGTCCAGCTCCCGGGCCAGCCCGAACAGCTCCACCAGCGTCGAACCGGCCGAGGCCAGCGCGGTACGCGGGCCCATCGACGGCTTGGTCTCGACGTCGATGATCAGCCGGTCGAAGTCGGTCCGCTGCTCGACGCGGGTCGCCTCGACGCGGTACGTCACCTTGAGCACCGGTGAGTAGATCGAGTCGACCGGGATCCGGCCGATCTCCGCGCCCGCCTGCTTGTTCTGCGCCGCCGTGACGTAGCCGCGGCCCCGCTCGACGGTCAGCTCCATGTCGAGCCGGCCCTTGCCGTTCAGGGTGGCGAGCTTCAGGTCCGGGTTGTGCACCGAGACACCGGCCGGGGGCTGGATGTCACCGGCGGTCACGTCGCCCGGGCCCTGCTTGCGCAGGTACATGCTGACCGGCTCGTCGTGCTCGGAGCTGACGCACAGCTCCTTGATGTTCATGACGAGCTCGACCACGTCCTCCTTGACCCCGGGGATCGTGGTGAACTCGTGCAGCACGCCGTCGATCTTGATCGAGGTGACGGCCGCGCCCGGGATGGACGACAGCAGCGTACGCCGCAGCGAGTTGCCCAGGGTGTAGCCGAAGCCCGGCTCCAGCGGCTCGATGGTGAACCGGGACCGGGTCTCGTTGATCGACTCCTCGGAGAGGGTCGGTCGCTGGCTGATGAGCATCTTTTCTCTTTTCTTCCGGGGCGCCCGCCATATGACGCCCACGACACAAACTGTTCCGGTGGCCCGCCCCCGGGAGGGCGGGCCACCGCAACGAGCCCTTACTTCGAGTAGAGCTCGACGATCAGCTGCTCCTGGACCTGGGTGTCGATCACCTGGCGGGCCGGGAGCGAGTGCACGAGGATCTTCAGCTGGCTCGGGATGGCCTCCAGCCACGCCGGGACGGTCCGCGAGCCGGCCTCACCCTGCGCCACCAGGAACGGGGTGAGCTCCTTGCTCTTCGCACGCACCTCGATGATGTCGTGCTCCTTGACCCGGAACGACGGGATGTCGACCTTCTTGCCGTTCACCGTGAAGTGACCGTGCTTGACCAGCTGACGGGCCATGTCCCGGGACTTGGCGTAGCCGGCCCGGTAGACCACGTTGTCCAGCCGCGACTCGAGGATCTGCAGAAGGACCTCACCGGTCTTGGCCTGCTTGGCCACGGCCTCCTCGTAGTAACCGCGGAACTGCTTCTCCAGCACGCCGTAGACCCGGCGAGCCTTCTGCTTCTCACGGAGCTGGAGCAGGTACTCCGTCTCCTTGGTGCGGCCGCGGCCGTGCTGTCCGGGCGGGAACGGCCGGGACTCGAACGGGCACTTCGGGCCATCGCACTTGCTGCCCTTGAGGAACAGCTTCATCTTCTCCCGCCGGCAACGGCGGCAGTCAGCACCGGTGTAACGAGCCATCTCTCTCTAACCTCTCAGACCCGGCGACGCTTCGGCGGACGGCATCCGTTGTGCGGCTGCGGGGTGACGTCGGAGATCTGACCGACCT
This region includes:
- the thiE gene encoding thiamine phosphate synthase; amino-acid sequence: MPSLGRLHLITDTRPGCDPLAVLRAALPVARAELVVQVRVADDATDREAYELAGQVVALCRPYGAACLVNDRLHVALAVAAAGGHVGAEDLPVPAARRVLGSAAVLGVTAREPRSAAEAVAAGASYLGVGPCHATATKAGLPDPIGPDGVRAVVEAVDVPVIAIGGVTAARVPALRAAGAYGVAVVGALSQAADPARATAELLGALTC
- a CDS encoding aldo/keto reductase, with amino-acid sequence MAFVSEMTYRRLGDSGLVVSVVGIGCNNFGRKLDLDGTRAVVDAALDAGINFFDTADIYGEPQGSSEELLGQALKGRRDDVVVATKFGMDMHGLNGPDHGARGARRYIARAVEASLRRLGTDHIDLYQIHEPDPGTPIDETLAALDSLVTAGKVRYLGNSNFAGWQIADADWTASSQGRTRFISAQNHYSLLERSVEAEVIPACERFGLGMLPFFPLANGLLTGKYHRGEAPPAGSRLSGGGRYAERFAAADWDTIEKIEAYAAERGLTMLQVAIGGLAARPAVTSVIAGATTPDQVRANAEAGAWQPTDEDLDALDALL
- a CDS encoding DNA-directed RNA polymerase subunit alpha, which codes for MLISQRPTLSEESINETRSRFTIEPLEPGFGYTLGNSLRRTLLSSIPGAAVTSIKIDGVLHEFTTIPGVKEDVVELVMNIKELCVSSEHDEPVSMYLRKQGPGDVTAGDIQPPAGVSVHNPDLKLATLNGKGRLDMELTVERGRGYVTAAQNKQAGAEIGRIPVDSIYSPVLKVTYRVEATRVEQRTDFDRLIIDVETKPSMGPRTALASAGSTLVELFGLARELDETAEGIDIGPSPQDAQLAADLALPIEELDLTVRSYNCLKREGINSVGELIGRTEADLLDIRNFGQKSIDEVKMKLAGMGLGLKDSAPNFDPAHVVDAFGEADYDTDDYRETEQL
- the rplQ gene encoding 50S ribosomal protein L17 → MPTPTKGPRLGGSPAHERLMLANLATSLFQHGKIQTTETKARRLRPLAEQLITKAKRGDLASRRRVLAVVKDKDVVYNLFDQIAPRYANRNGGYTRIVKTGPRKGDAAPMAIIELVEELQVAEPKANKKTAARKAAQQDKVEALAPAEETPVSAPADQDSEPPVHVSGDTAAAREDSDEANENKA
- the rpsD gene encoding 30S ribosomal protein S4: MARYTGADCRRCRREKMKLFLKGSKCDGPKCPFESRPFPPGQHGRGRTKETEYLLQLREKQKARRVYGVLEKQFRGYYEEAVAKQAKTGEVLLQILESRLDNVVYRAGYAKSRDMARQLVKHGHFTVNGKKVDIPSFRVKEHDIIEVRAKSKELTPFLVAQGEAGSRTVPAWLEAIPSQLKILVHSLPARQVIDTQVQEQLIVELYSK
- a CDS encoding ABC-F family ATP-binding cassette domain-containing protein, which codes for MGYVDVAGVGHILPDGRELFAEVSFRVGEGAKVALVGPNGAGKTTLLRMVAGDLAVKTGTIARSGGLGVMRQFIGMIGDDSTLADLALALAPPALRDAGRRLAETEAAMRAAEVRSKYSTAAGKAQLEYADALAAWGEVGGYDAEVLFDTVSTIVLDLPWDAARERPVRTLSGGQQKRFALELLLRGPDEVLLLDEPDNFLDVPGKRWLEGRLRESGKSVLYVSHDRELLAQTANRVVAVEGGSAWVHPAGFASWHEARVARHARLDELRKRWDEEHQKLRELMLMYKQKAAYNSDMASRYQSAQTRLRKFEEAGPPPVPPKDQDIRMRLTGGRTGKRAVIAEQLELDGLTYPFDLELWYGDRVAVLGANGTGKSHFLRLLARGGTDPDPANTPVDGAAALAPVAHDGVVRLGARVRPGHFSQTHDRPELMEKTLVDVLWRGDEHRAGMDRHAAMAALSRYELAGQGDQRFGTLSGGQQARFLVLLLELSGATLLLLDEPTDNLDLASAEALEAGLAAFEGTVIAVTHDRWFTRSFDRFVLFRGDGEVVETPEPVWDVG
- a CDS encoding class I SAM-dependent methyltransferase; this translates as MTGDHYFTAEPTSAAQPREIEFSVAGRDYTLVSAAGVFSADRLDPGTAVLLRKGELPAADATGPLLDVGCGFGPITCVLATAAPSAPVWAVDVNERAREFTAANAARVGAAERVRVAAPDDVPADLRFAQIWSNPPIRIGKAELHELLLRWLPRLAPDGVAWLVVARHLGGDSLHRWLVEQGWQVDRHASQKGYRVLRVTR
- the truA gene encoding tRNA pseudouridine(38-40) synthase TruA, giving the protein MDERTRLRLDVSYDGTDFSGWAAQPTRRTVAGVLMEALDLVLGVGTASGLTVAGRTDAGVHATGQVCHLDLPTEVWRQHDGKLLRRLARLLPTDVRVRAMTEVPADFDARFSATFRRYEYRVTDAPWGAEPLRRKDTLAWPRPLDLAALNAAAAGLVGEHDFAAYCRRKENATTLREVTRLDWRRDPDGILVATVQADAFCQNMVRSLVGAMLAAGDGRRAATWPAGLLTRRERSSEVTVAPAHGLALVEVGYPVDPAEYARRSALTRRLRVPVAEG